One Elaeis guineensis isolate ETL-2024a chromosome 10, EG11, whole genome shotgun sequence genomic window carries:
- the LOC140852054 gene encoding caffeoyl-CoA O-methyltransferase: MSFPTQTPGKEIAGGRKERKKESNQQLMATTESQTQSQSQGQHGQAGRHQEVGHKSLLQSDALYQYILETSVYPREPECMKELREITAKHPWNIMTTSADEGQFLNMLLKLVNAKKTMEIGVYTGYSLLATALALPDDGQILAMDINRENYELGLPVIQKAGVAHKIDFREGPALPVLDALVEDEKNHGSFDFIFVDADKDNYLNYHKRLLDLVKLGGIIGYDNTLWNGSVVAPPDAPLRKYVRYYRDFVLELNKALAADPRIEICQLPVGDGITLCRRVK; this comes from the exons ATGAGCTTCCCCACCCAAACACCAGGAAAGGAAATCGCTGggggaagaaaagagaggaagaaggagagcaatCAGCAATTAATGGCCACCACCGAGAGCCAGACCCAGAGCCAGAGCCAGGGCCAGCATGGGCAGGCGGGCAGGCATCAGGAAGTGGGCCACAAGAGCCTCCTCCAGAGCGACGCCCTCTATCAA TACATACTGGAGACGAGCGTGTATCCTCGGGAGCCCGAGTGTATGAAAGAGCTCCGCGAGATCACCGCCAAGCACCCCTG GAACATCATGACCACCTCCGCCGACGAAGGGCAGTTCCTCAACATGCTGCTGAAGCTGGTCAACGCCAAGAAGACCATGGAGATCGGCGTTTACACCGGCTACTCCCTCCTCGCCACCGCCCTCGCCCTCCCCGATGACGGCcag ATCTTGGCGATGGACATCAACCGGGAGAACTACGAGCTGGGGCTGCCGGTGATCCAGAAGGCGGGGGTGGCCCACAAGATCGACTTCCGCGAAGGCCCCGCCCTGCCGGTGCTGGACGCATTGGTGGAGGACGAGAAGAACCACGGTTCCTTCGACTTCATCTTCGTGGATGCCGACAAGGACAACTACCTCAACTACCACAAGCGCCTGCTGGACCTCGTCAAGCTCGGCGGCATCATCGGCTACGACAACACCCTCTGGAACGGATCCGTGGTGGCGCCGCCCGACGCCCCACTCCGCAAGTACGTCCGCTACTACCGGGACTTCGTGCTCGAGCTCAACAAGGCCCTCGCCGCTGACCCCCGCATCGAGATCTGCCAGCTCCCCGTCGGCGACGGCATCACCCTCTGCCGCCGGGTCAAAtag
- the LOC105052812 gene encoding F-box protein At5g67140 isoform X2, with protein sequence MEGKGGMVAEAEIERLPVDLLAHIFSLLSSFRDHARASGVCRKWRGGVEQSLASREWLSFSGWKMDDASTARLVCAAYNLKELNIARSCWGCQITDEGLYKISLAKCVRNLTSISLWGLAGITDKGVIQLTISLWSCRHVTESGLNMLVNKCRRLESINVWGMRVPVDCFISLLSISPALQIKPMSHHLSIGNQLPVS encoded by the exons ATGGAGGGAAAGGGCGGGATGGTCGCCGAGGCTGAGATAGAGCGGCTGCCGGTGGACCTCCTCGCCCACATCTTCTCCCTTCTTTCCTCCTTCCGGGACCATGCACG ggcgAGCGGGGTGTGCCGGAAGTGGCGGGGAGGGGTGGAGCAGTCGCTGGCCAGCAGGGAGTGGCTGAGCTTCTCCGGGTGGAAGATGGACGACGCCTCTACCGCCCGCCTCGTCTGCGCCGCCTACAACCTCAAGGAGCTCAACAT TGCTCGGAGTTGCTGGGGTTGCCAGATTACTGATGAAGGATTGTATAAGATCTCTTTGGCAAAGTGTGTCAGGAATctgacatctatatccttgtgGGGACTGGCTGGGATCACTGATAAAGGCGTAATTCAGCTG ACTATCAGTCTCTGGAGCTGCCGCCATGTGACCGAGAGTGGTCTCAACATGCTTGTAAACAAATGCCGAAGACTTGAGTCGATCAATGTTTGGGGTATGAGAGTCCCCGTGGATTGTTTTATCAGCTTGCTCAGCATCAGCCCTGCTCTGCAGATAAAACCCATGTCACATCATCTGAGTATTGGAAATCAGTTGCCAGTATCATGA
- the LOC105052812 gene encoding F-box protein At5g67140 isoform X1, whose amino-acid sequence MEGKGGMVAEAEIERLPVDLLAHIFSLLSSFRDHARASGVCRKWRGGVEQSLASREWLSFSGWKMDDASTARLVCAAYNLKELNIARSCWGCQITDEGLYKISLAKCVRNLTSISLWGLAGITDKGVIQLVSRAMSLQNLNIGGTFITDESLYAIAKSCPQLKTISLWSCRHVTESGLNMLVNKCRRLESINVWGMRVPVDCFISLLSISPALQIKPMSHHLSIGNQLPVS is encoded by the exons ATGGAGGGAAAGGGCGGGATGGTCGCCGAGGCTGAGATAGAGCGGCTGCCGGTGGACCTCCTCGCCCACATCTTCTCCCTTCTTTCCTCCTTCCGGGACCATGCACG ggcgAGCGGGGTGTGCCGGAAGTGGCGGGGAGGGGTGGAGCAGTCGCTGGCCAGCAGGGAGTGGCTGAGCTTCTCCGGGTGGAAGATGGACGACGCCTCTACCGCCCGCCTCGTCTGCGCCGCCTACAACCTCAAGGAGCTCAACAT TGCTCGGAGTTGCTGGGGTTGCCAGATTACTGATGAAGGATTGTATAAGATCTCTTTGGCAAAGTGTGTCAGGAATctgacatctatatccttgtgGGGACTGGCTGGGATCACTGATAAAGGCGTAATTCAGCTG GTTTCAAGAGCTATGTCTTTACAAAACCTGAATATTGGTGGTACATTTATTACTGATGAATCCTTGTATGCAATTGCGAAAAGTTGTCCACAATTGAAA ACTATCAGTCTCTGGAGCTGCCGCCATGTGACCGAGAGTGGTCTCAACATGCTTGTAAACAAATGCCGAAGACTTGAGTCGATCAATGTTTGGGGTATGAGAGTCCCCGTGGATTGTTTTATCAGCTTGCTCAGCATCAGCCCTGCTCTGCAGATAAAACCCATGTCACATCATCTGAGTATTGGAAATCAGTTGCCAGTATCATGA
- the LOC105052811 gene encoding histone-lysine N-methyltransferase CLF isoform X2: protein MASKASSSASASRSMPPASLQIIGIKEGNHTSLDVLSVIDSLMKQVVADRYIYIKERMEENKQKLSSIMQHIGNLSKFRRDTTSNNANIDVNLLTKRQDDALCMLSSLELSGGEKDSSSCQEESSYASSIVLIGTNYGGKSTVRPIKLPEVLKLPPYTTWIFLDRNQRMAEDQSVVGRRRIYYDQSCGEALICSDSEEDVVEDEEEKREFRSTDDYIIRMTIQKVGLSDAVLDSLAQCLERNTDEIRARYDSIIKIEKTEESDKKGQGGVDIQIEDALSEKDLDAALDSFDNLFCRRCLVFDCRLHGCSQDLVFPSEKQLAWSNSDDVTPCGSHCYRLVPKSESMATVNSEVLRVFEEPTQSSGSARASLSPKKKSQGSSGGRKGKSHQSESASSNARVVSESSESEVHPRQDTMSVQLSSPLKIKQGGKSGIRKKDNKRIAERVLVCMRKKQKKMMPPDSDSIVSGCLWPHDMKLRSNSRNGSKDSTSSSLNKVVKSPIIRSSRKKGLSHQDNINSACIETQNDSTGEIVKESLATDCDESSRKEEFVDENICKYENTYGKSWKVIEQSLFVKGLEIFGRNSCLIARNLLSGMKTCMEVFQYMNYVEDKRTYGAADGANSLVQGHGKARSRFLRRRGRVRRLKYTWKSAGYHSIRKRITERKDQPYRQYNPCGCQSACGKQCPCLVNGTCCEKYCGCPKICKNRFRGCHCAKSQCRSRQCPCFAADRECDPDVCRNCWVGCGDGTLGGPNQRGDNYECRNMKLLLKQQQRVLLGRSDVSGWGAFLKNSVGKHEYLGEYTGELISHREADKRGKIYDRENSSFLFNLNDQFVLDAYRKGDKLKFANHSPDPNCYAKVIMVAGDHRVGIFAKERISAGEELFYDYRYEPDRAPAWARKPEASGSKKDETQPSTGRAKKLA from the exons ATAATTGGAATTAAAGAAGGAAATCATACTTCTCTGGATGTCTTGTCAGTTATTGATTCCTTGATGAAACAAGTTGTTGCTGATCGTTACATATATATTAAG gAAAGAATGGAAGAGAACAAGCAGAAGCTAAGTAGCATCATGCAACATATTGGTAATTTGTCGAAGTTTAGGAGAGATACGACATCAAACAATGCTAACATAGATGTAAATTTGTTAACGAAAAGGCAAGACGATGCACTTTGTATGCTAAGTAGTCTTGAACTATCTGGAGGGGAAAAAGATAGCAGTAGTTGTCAAGAAGAAAGTTCATATGCCTCGTCAATTGTACTTATAGGGACCAATTATGGAGGAAAGAGTACAGTTCGTCCAATCAAATTGCCAGAAGTGCTAAAATTACCTCCATATACTACATGGATTTTCTTGGACAG aaatcaaagAATGGCAGAGGACCAGTCTGTTGTTGGTCGTAGGAGAATTTATTATGATCAAAGTTGTGGTGAAGCTTTGATTTGCAGCGACAGTGAGGAGGATGTAgttgaagatgaagaagagaagagagagtttCGAAGTACTGATGATTATATTATTCG gatgACCATCCAAAAAGTTGGTTTATCAGATGCTGTGCTGGATTCATTGGCTCAGTGCCTTGAAAGGAATACTGATGAAATCAGG GCAAGATATGATAGCATTATAAAGATAGAGAAAACTGAGGAGTCTGATAAAAAGGGACAAGGTGGAGTTGATATTCAAATTGAAGATGCATTATCAGAAAAAGATCTGGATGCAGCATTGGACTCTTTTGATAACCTTTTTTGTAGGCGATGTCTG GTTTTTGACTGTAGACTGCATGGATGCTCTCAAGATTTGGTATTTCCT TCAGAAAAACAACTTGCCTGGAGCAACTCAGATGATGTCACACCTTGTGGCAGTCACTGCTACAGACTG GTCCCAAAATCAGAGAGTATGGCTACAGTGAATTCTGAGGTGCTACGTGTTTTTGAAGAGCCAACACAGTCATCTGGTAGCGCTCGAGCATCACTGTCTCCAAAAAAGAAAAGTCAAGGTTCTTCTGGAGGAAGGAAAGGGAAATCTCATCAAAGTGAAAGTGCTTCTTCCAATGCAAGAGTTGTTTCTGAAAGTAGCGAATCTGAAGTGCACCCACGACAGGATACCATGTCTGTTCAACTCTCTTCGCCCTTGAAAATTAAACAGGGTGGAAAATCTGGTATTCGGAAGAAAGACAACAAAAGAATTGCTGAGCGGGTTCTTGTATGCATGCGGAAAAAGCAGAAGAAAATGATGCCTCCAGACTCTGATTCCATTGTTAGCGGATGCCTCTGGCCGCATGATATGAAGCTTAGATCAAATTCACGTAATGGCAGTAAAGATTCTACTTCATCTTCACTGAACAAAGTTGTCAAATCTCCAATAATCAGAAGTTCCAGAAAAAAAGGACTATCACATCAGGACAATATCAATTCAGCTTGCATTGAAACTCAAAATGATTCTACGGGTGAGATAGTGAAAGAGTCACTGGCCACAGATTGTGATGAAAGTTCAAGAAAAGAGGAATTTGTCGATGAGAACATttgcaaatatgaaaatacttatGGTAAATCTTGGAAAGTGATTGAGCAAAGCCTTTTTGTTAAAGGTCTGGAAATTTTTGGAAGGAACAG TTGCCTGATTGCTAGAAATCTTTTAAGTGGAATGAAAACATGTATGGAGGTTTTTCAATACATGAATTATGTGGAAGATAAAAGAACATATGGAGCTGCTGATGGTGCAAATTCTCTGGTTCAAGGCCATGGCAAG GCAAGATCAAGATTCTTGAGAAGACGAGGTAGAGTTCGTCGCTTGAAATACACTTGGAAATCCGCTGGTTACCATTCCATAAGAAAAAGAATTACAGAGAGAAAGGATCAGCCTTATCGGCAGTATAATCCTTGTGGCTGTCAATCTGCTTGTGGAAAGCAATGCCCTTGCCTCGTAAATGGCACGTGCTGTGAAAAATATTGTGG GTGTCCTAAAATTTGTAAGAACCGATTTCGAGGTTGTCATTGTGCCAAGAGCCAGTGTCGAAGCCGTCAATGCCCATGCTTTGCTGCTGATAGGGAATGCGACCCTGATGTTTGTAGAAATTGCTGGGTTGG GTGTGGCGATGGTACTTTAGGAGGTCCAAATCAAAGAGGAGATAATTATGAATGCCGGAATATGAAGCTTCTCCTCAAACAACAACAAAGG GTCTTACTTGGAAGATCTGATGTTTCTGGCTGGGGAGCATTCCTTAAG AATAGTGTTGGTAAACATGAATACCTCGGGGAATACACTGGAGAATTAATCTCTCATCGAGAAGCAGATAAGCGTGGAAAGATATATGACCGTGAAAATTCATCATTTCTTTTCAACCTGAATGATCAG TTTGTTCTCGATGCATACCGGAAGGGAGATAAGTTGAAGTTCGCCAACCATTCCCCTGATCCAAACTGCTATGCCAAGGTCATCATGGTAGCAGGTGATCATAGGGTAGGTATATTTGCCAAAGAAAGGATAAGTGCAGGGGAGGAACTCTTTTATGACTATCGTTACGAGCCAGACCGTGCACCTGCTTGGGCTCGAAAACCAGAAGCTTCAGGCTCGAAGAAGGATGAAACGCAGCCTTCTACTGGTCGAGCCAAAAAGCTTGCATAA
- the LOC105052811 gene encoding histone-lysine N-methyltransferase CLF isoform X3, which produces MKQVVADRYIYIKERMEENKQKLSSIMQHIGNLSKFRRDTTSNNANIDVNLLTKRQDDALCMLSSLELSGGEKDSSSCQEESSYASSIVLIGTNYGGKSTVRPIKLPEVLKLPPYTTWIFLDRNQRMAEDQSVVGRRRIYYDQSCGEALICSDSEEDVVEDEEEKREFRSTDDYIIRMTIQKVGLSDAVLDSLAQCLERNTDEIRARYDSIIKIEKTEESDKKGQGGVDIQIEDALSEKDLDAALDSFDNLFCRRCLVFDCRLHGCSQDLVFPSEKQLAWSNSDDVTPCGSHCYRLVPKSESMATVNSEVLRVFEEPTQSSGSARASLSPKKKSQGSSGGRKGKSHQSESASSNARVVSESSESEVHPRQDTMSVQLSSPLKIKQGGKSGIRKKDNKRIAERVLVCMRKKQKKMMPPDSDSIVSGCLWPHDMKLRSNSRNGSKDSTSSSLNKVVKSPIIRSSRKKGLSHQDNINSACIETQNDSTGEIVKESLATDCDESSRKEEFVDENICKYENTYGKSWKVIEQSLFVKGLEIFGRNSCLIARNLLSGMKTCMEVFQYMNYVEDKRTYGAADGANSLVQGHGKVDYTESMARSRFLRRRGRVRRLKYTWKSAGYHSIRKRITERKDQPYRQYNPCGCQSACGKQCPCLVNGTCCEKYCGCPKICKNRFRGCHCAKSQCRSRQCPCFAADRECDPDVCRNCWVGCGDGTLGGPNQRGDNYECRNMKLLLKQQQRVLLGRSDVSGWGAFLKNSVGKHEYLGEYTGELISHREADKRGKIYDRENSSFLFNLNDQFVLDAYRKGDKLKFANHSPDPNCYAKVIMVAGDHRVGIFAKERISAGEELFYDYRYEPDRAPAWARKPEASGSKKDETQPSTGRAKKLA; this is translated from the exons ATGAAACAAGTTGTTGCTGATCGTTACATATATATTAAG gAAAGAATGGAAGAGAACAAGCAGAAGCTAAGTAGCATCATGCAACATATTGGTAATTTGTCGAAGTTTAGGAGAGATACGACATCAAACAATGCTAACATAGATGTAAATTTGTTAACGAAAAGGCAAGACGATGCACTTTGTATGCTAAGTAGTCTTGAACTATCTGGAGGGGAAAAAGATAGCAGTAGTTGTCAAGAAGAAAGTTCATATGCCTCGTCAATTGTACTTATAGGGACCAATTATGGAGGAAAGAGTACAGTTCGTCCAATCAAATTGCCAGAAGTGCTAAAATTACCTCCATATACTACATGGATTTTCTTGGACAG aaatcaaagAATGGCAGAGGACCAGTCTGTTGTTGGTCGTAGGAGAATTTATTATGATCAAAGTTGTGGTGAAGCTTTGATTTGCAGCGACAGTGAGGAGGATGTAgttgaagatgaagaagagaagagagagtttCGAAGTACTGATGATTATATTATTCG gatgACCATCCAAAAAGTTGGTTTATCAGATGCTGTGCTGGATTCATTGGCTCAGTGCCTTGAAAGGAATACTGATGAAATCAGG GCAAGATATGATAGCATTATAAAGATAGAGAAAACTGAGGAGTCTGATAAAAAGGGACAAGGTGGAGTTGATATTCAAATTGAAGATGCATTATCAGAAAAAGATCTGGATGCAGCATTGGACTCTTTTGATAACCTTTTTTGTAGGCGATGTCTG GTTTTTGACTGTAGACTGCATGGATGCTCTCAAGATTTGGTATTTCCT TCAGAAAAACAACTTGCCTGGAGCAACTCAGATGATGTCACACCTTGTGGCAGTCACTGCTACAGACTG GTCCCAAAATCAGAGAGTATGGCTACAGTGAATTCTGAGGTGCTACGTGTTTTTGAAGAGCCAACACAGTCATCTGGTAGCGCTCGAGCATCACTGTCTCCAAAAAAGAAAAGTCAAGGTTCTTCTGGAGGAAGGAAAGGGAAATCTCATCAAAGTGAAAGTGCTTCTTCCAATGCAAGAGTTGTTTCTGAAAGTAGCGAATCTGAAGTGCACCCACGACAGGATACCATGTCTGTTCAACTCTCTTCGCCCTTGAAAATTAAACAGGGTGGAAAATCTGGTATTCGGAAGAAAGACAACAAAAGAATTGCTGAGCGGGTTCTTGTATGCATGCGGAAAAAGCAGAAGAAAATGATGCCTCCAGACTCTGATTCCATTGTTAGCGGATGCCTCTGGCCGCATGATATGAAGCTTAGATCAAATTCACGTAATGGCAGTAAAGATTCTACTTCATCTTCACTGAACAAAGTTGTCAAATCTCCAATAATCAGAAGTTCCAGAAAAAAAGGACTATCACATCAGGACAATATCAATTCAGCTTGCATTGAAACTCAAAATGATTCTACGGGTGAGATAGTGAAAGAGTCACTGGCCACAGATTGTGATGAAAGTTCAAGAAAAGAGGAATTTGTCGATGAGAACATttgcaaatatgaaaatacttatGGTAAATCTTGGAAAGTGATTGAGCAAAGCCTTTTTGTTAAAGGTCTGGAAATTTTTGGAAGGAACAG TTGCCTGATTGCTAGAAATCTTTTAAGTGGAATGAAAACATGTATGGAGGTTTTTCAATACATGAATTATGTGGAAGATAAAAGAACATATGGAGCTGCTGATGGTGCAAATTCTCTGGTTCAAGGCCATGGCAAGGTTGACTACACTGAATCTATG GCAAGATCAAGATTCTTGAGAAGACGAGGTAGAGTTCGTCGCTTGAAATACACTTGGAAATCCGCTGGTTACCATTCCATAAGAAAAAGAATTACAGAGAGAAAGGATCAGCCTTATCGGCAGTATAATCCTTGTGGCTGTCAATCTGCTTGTGGAAAGCAATGCCCTTGCCTCGTAAATGGCACGTGCTGTGAAAAATATTGTGG GTGTCCTAAAATTTGTAAGAACCGATTTCGAGGTTGTCATTGTGCCAAGAGCCAGTGTCGAAGCCGTCAATGCCCATGCTTTGCTGCTGATAGGGAATGCGACCCTGATGTTTGTAGAAATTGCTGGGTTGG GTGTGGCGATGGTACTTTAGGAGGTCCAAATCAAAGAGGAGATAATTATGAATGCCGGAATATGAAGCTTCTCCTCAAACAACAACAAAGG GTCTTACTTGGAAGATCTGATGTTTCTGGCTGGGGAGCATTCCTTAAG AATAGTGTTGGTAAACATGAATACCTCGGGGAATACACTGGAGAATTAATCTCTCATCGAGAAGCAGATAAGCGTGGAAAGATATATGACCGTGAAAATTCATCATTTCTTTTCAACCTGAATGATCAG TTTGTTCTCGATGCATACCGGAAGGGAGATAAGTTGAAGTTCGCCAACCATTCCCCTGATCCAAACTGCTATGCCAAGGTCATCATGGTAGCAGGTGATCATAGGGTAGGTATATTTGCCAAAGAAAGGATAAGTGCAGGGGAGGAACTCTTTTATGACTATCGTTACGAGCCAGACCGTGCACCTGCTTGGGCTCGAAAACCAGAAGCTTCAGGCTCGAAGAAGGATGAAACGCAGCCTTCTACTGGTCGAGCCAAAAAGCTTGCATAA
- the LOC105052811 gene encoding histone-lysine N-methyltransferase CLF isoform X1 codes for MASKASSSASASRSMPPASLQIIGIKEGNHTSLDVLSVIDSLMKQVVADRYIYIKERMEENKQKLSSIMQHIGNLSKFRRDTTSNNANIDVNLLTKRQDDALCMLSSLELSGGEKDSSSCQEESSYASSIVLIGTNYGGKSTVRPIKLPEVLKLPPYTTWIFLDRNQRMAEDQSVVGRRRIYYDQSCGEALICSDSEEDVVEDEEEKREFRSTDDYIIRMTIQKVGLSDAVLDSLAQCLERNTDEIRARYDSIIKIEKTEESDKKGQGGVDIQIEDALSEKDLDAALDSFDNLFCRRCLVFDCRLHGCSQDLVFPSEKQLAWSNSDDVTPCGSHCYRLVPKSESMATVNSEVLRVFEEPTQSSGSARASLSPKKKSQGSSGGRKGKSHQSESASSNARVVSESSESEVHPRQDTMSVQLSSPLKIKQGGKSGIRKKDNKRIAERVLVCMRKKQKKMMPPDSDSIVSGCLWPHDMKLRSNSRNGSKDSTSSSLNKVVKSPIIRSSRKKGLSHQDNINSACIETQNDSTGEIVKESLATDCDESSRKEEFVDENICKYENTYGKSWKVIEQSLFVKGLEIFGRNSCLIARNLLSGMKTCMEVFQYMNYVEDKRTYGAADGANSLVQGHGKVDYTESMARSRFLRRRGRVRRLKYTWKSAGYHSIRKRITERKDQPYRQYNPCGCQSACGKQCPCLVNGTCCEKYCGCPKICKNRFRGCHCAKSQCRSRQCPCFAADRECDPDVCRNCWVGCGDGTLGGPNQRGDNYECRNMKLLLKQQQRVLLGRSDVSGWGAFLKNSVGKHEYLGEYTGELISHREADKRGKIYDRENSSFLFNLNDQFVLDAYRKGDKLKFANHSPDPNCYAKVIMVAGDHRVGIFAKERISAGEELFYDYRYEPDRAPAWARKPEASGSKKDETQPSTGRAKKLA; via the exons ATAATTGGAATTAAAGAAGGAAATCATACTTCTCTGGATGTCTTGTCAGTTATTGATTCCTTGATGAAACAAGTTGTTGCTGATCGTTACATATATATTAAG gAAAGAATGGAAGAGAACAAGCAGAAGCTAAGTAGCATCATGCAACATATTGGTAATTTGTCGAAGTTTAGGAGAGATACGACATCAAACAATGCTAACATAGATGTAAATTTGTTAACGAAAAGGCAAGACGATGCACTTTGTATGCTAAGTAGTCTTGAACTATCTGGAGGGGAAAAAGATAGCAGTAGTTGTCAAGAAGAAAGTTCATATGCCTCGTCAATTGTACTTATAGGGACCAATTATGGAGGAAAGAGTACAGTTCGTCCAATCAAATTGCCAGAAGTGCTAAAATTACCTCCATATACTACATGGATTTTCTTGGACAG aaatcaaagAATGGCAGAGGACCAGTCTGTTGTTGGTCGTAGGAGAATTTATTATGATCAAAGTTGTGGTGAAGCTTTGATTTGCAGCGACAGTGAGGAGGATGTAgttgaagatgaagaagagaagagagagtttCGAAGTACTGATGATTATATTATTCG gatgACCATCCAAAAAGTTGGTTTATCAGATGCTGTGCTGGATTCATTGGCTCAGTGCCTTGAAAGGAATACTGATGAAATCAGG GCAAGATATGATAGCATTATAAAGATAGAGAAAACTGAGGAGTCTGATAAAAAGGGACAAGGTGGAGTTGATATTCAAATTGAAGATGCATTATCAGAAAAAGATCTGGATGCAGCATTGGACTCTTTTGATAACCTTTTTTGTAGGCGATGTCTG GTTTTTGACTGTAGACTGCATGGATGCTCTCAAGATTTGGTATTTCCT TCAGAAAAACAACTTGCCTGGAGCAACTCAGATGATGTCACACCTTGTGGCAGTCACTGCTACAGACTG GTCCCAAAATCAGAGAGTATGGCTACAGTGAATTCTGAGGTGCTACGTGTTTTTGAAGAGCCAACACAGTCATCTGGTAGCGCTCGAGCATCACTGTCTCCAAAAAAGAAAAGTCAAGGTTCTTCTGGAGGAAGGAAAGGGAAATCTCATCAAAGTGAAAGTGCTTCTTCCAATGCAAGAGTTGTTTCTGAAAGTAGCGAATCTGAAGTGCACCCACGACAGGATACCATGTCTGTTCAACTCTCTTCGCCCTTGAAAATTAAACAGGGTGGAAAATCTGGTATTCGGAAGAAAGACAACAAAAGAATTGCTGAGCGGGTTCTTGTATGCATGCGGAAAAAGCAGAAGAAAATGATGCCTCCAGACTCTGATTCCATTGTTAGCGGATGCCTCTGGCCGCATGATATGAAGCTTAGATCAAATTCACGTAATGGCAGTAAAGATTCTACTTCATCTTCACTGAACAAAGTTGTCAAATCTCCAATAATCAGAAGTTCCAGAAAAAAAGGACTATCACATCAGGACAATATCAATTCAGCTTGCATTGAAACTCAAAATGATTCTACGGGTGAGATAGTGAAAGAGTCACTGGCCACAGATTGTGATGAAAGTTCAAGAAAAGAGGAATTTGTCGATGAGAACATttgcaaatatgaaaatacttatGGTAAATCTTGGAAAGTGATTGAGCAAAGCCTTTTTGTTAAAGGTCTGGAAATTTTTGGAAGGAACAG TTGCCTGATTGCTAGAAATCTTTTAAGTGGAATGAAAACATGTATGGAGGTTTTTCAATACATGAATTATGTGGAAGATAAAAGAACATATGGAGCTGCTGATGGTGCAAATTCTCTGGTTCAAGGCCATGGCAAGGTTGACTACACTGAATCTATG GCAAGATCAAGATTCTTGAGAAGACGAGGTAGAGTTCGTCGCTTGAAATACACTTGGAAATCCGCTGGTTACCATTCCATAAGAAAAAGAATTACAGAGAGAAAGGATCAGCCTTATCGGCAGTATAATCCTTGTGGCTGTCAATCTGCTTGTGGAAAGCAATGCCCTTGCCTCGTAAATGGCACGTGCTGTGAAAAATATTGTGG GTGTCCTAAAATTTGTAAGAACCGATTTCGAGGTTGTCATTGTGCCAAGAGCCAGTGTCGAAGCCGTCAATGCCCATGCTTTGCTGCTGATAGGGAATGCGACCCTGATGTTTGTAGAAATTGCTGGGTTGG GTGTGGCGATGGTACTTTAGGAGGTCCAAATCAAAGAGGAGATAATTATGAATGCCGGAATATGAAGCTTCTCCTCAAACAACAACAAAGG GTCTTACTTGGAAGATCTGATGTTTCTGGCTGGGGAGCATTCCTTAAG AATAGTGTTGGTAAACATGAATACCTCGGGGAATACACTGGAGAATTAATCTCTCATCGAGAAGCAGATAAGCGTGGAAAGATATATGACCGTGAAAATTCATCATTTCTTTTCAACCTGAATGATCAG TTTGTTCTCGATGCATACCGGAAGGGAGATAAGTTGAAGTTCGCCAACCATTCCCCTGATCCAAACTGCTATGCCAAGGTCATCATGGTAGCAGGTGATCATAGGGTAGGTATATTTGCCAAAGAAAGGATAAGTGCAGGGGAGGAACTCTTTTATGACTATCGTTACGAGCCAGACCGTGCACCTGCTTGGGCTCGAAAACCAGAAGCTTCAGGCTCGAAGAAGGATGAAACGCAGCCTTCTACTGGTCGAGCCAAAAAGCTTGCATAA